The following are encoded in a window of Candidatus Microthrix parvicella Bio17-1 genomic DNA:
- a CDS encoding AMP-dependent synthetase/ligase: MSGSHLAPLAPNAHLLEPLIERAAIDPDRVVAAVREGSGFRNVTASEFHGRVRAMAKGLIASEVAPGDRVALMSGTRLEWLMVDYAILAVGAATVPIYETSAADQVSWILADSGAVLAVAETSNMAELIDGSVVDPEVACGEVLVIDGAGLDDLAAKGSEVADEELDRRIAALTIDDLATLVYTSGTTGRPKGCMLTHGNLRANVKQNLDAVASMLGPDERSLLFLPLAHTYAKIIALVGSEYGIKGTFSSGIANLPEELALSSPTMVVAVPRVFEKVFSTAQQRAEAGNVGPIFDRATEVAIRYSRQRAEGSVGWLTRAEHALFDRLVYRKVRDGFGGSMRFAFSGGSPLGERLAHFFDGVGVRIFEGYGLTETGPVLAVNRVDAWRPGTVGRPVAGTSLRLAEDGEVEAKGPQVFRGYWNNEEATREVLADDGWFNTGDVGRIEDGFLRIVGRKKELIVTAGGKNVAPEPMEDQLRAHSLISQAMVVGDNRRFIAAVVTIDEEAFDAWWPGDPNHEISVAEAVDHHDLLAEVQHAVDAVNAKVSRAESIRKFAILPKDLTVEDGEITPTLKVRRAIVAQHYEHVIDEMYAT; this comes from the coding sequence GTGAGCGGGTCGCACCTCGCTCCGTTGGCGCCGAACGCCCACCTGCTCGAGCCCCTGATCGAACGGGCTGCCATCGACCCCGACCGGGTCGTTGCCGCAGTGCGGGAGGGGTCGGGCTTCCGCAATGTGACCGCGTCGGAGTTTCATGGTCGGGTTCGAGCGATGGCGAAGGGCCTCATCGCCTCGGAGGTGGCGCCAGGCGACCGGGTGGCGTTGATGTCGGGCACCCGCCTGGAATGGCTGATGGTGGACTACGCCATCCTGGCCGTCGGCGCGGCGACCGTACCGATTTACGAGACGTCGGCTGCCGACCAGGTGTCGTGGATCCTGGCGGACAGCGGAGCGGTGCTGGCCGTTGCCGAGACCTCGAACATGGCCGAACTGATCGATGGCAGCGTCGTCGATCCCGAGGTGGCCTGTGGCGAAGTGCTCGTCATCGACGGCGCCGGGTTGGACGACCTGGCGGCGAAGGGGAGCGAGGTCGCAGATGAAGAACTCGACAGGCGAATCGCCGCCCTGACCATCGACGACCTGGCAACCCTCGTCTACACATCGGGGACGACGGGCCGGCCCAAAGGGTGCATGCTCACCCACGGCAACCTGCGGGCCAACGTGAAACAGAACCTCGATGCGGTGGCGTCGATGCTCGGCCCCGACGAGCGCAGTCTGCTGTTCCTGCCGCTGGCCCACACGTACGCCAAGATCATCGCCCTGGTGGGTTCGGAATACGGAATCAAGGGCACGTTCTCGTCGGGGATCGCCAACCTGCCCGAGGAACTCGCCCTTTCCTCGCCCACGATGGTGGTGGCGGTGCCGCGCGTGTTCGAGAAGGTGTTCAGCACCGCACAACAACGGGCGGAGGCGGGCAACGTTGGCCCCATCTTCGACCGGGCGACCGAGGTGGCCATCCGCTATTCACGGCAACGGGCCGAGGGGTCGGTCGGTTGGCTCACCCGCGCCGAGCACGCACTGTTCGATCGGCTCGTCTATCGCAAGGTTCGCGACGGGTTCGGCGGCTCGATGCGTTTCGCTTTCAGCGGGGGCAGCCCGCTGGGTGAACGTCTGGCTCACTTCTTCGATGGGGTCGGTGTGCGCATCTTTGAGGGCTACGGCCTGACCGAAACCGGACCGGTGCTGGCGGTGAACCGCGTCGACGCCTGGCGTCCGGGAACGGTGGGCCGACCGGTGGCGGGCACCAGCCTGCGTCTCGCCGAGGATGGCGAAGTTGAGGCGAAGGGGCCCCAGGTGTTCCGCGGCTACTGGAACAACGAGGAGGCCACCCGCGAAGTGCTGGCAGACGATGGCTGGTTCAATACCGGCGATGTCGGCCGAATTGAGGACGGGTTTCTGCGCATCGTCGGCCGGAAGAAGGAACTGATCGTCACCGCCGGCGGCAAGAACGTGGCTCCCGAACCGATGGAGGACCAGTTGCGGGCGCATTCACTGATCAGCCAGGCGATGGTGGTGGGCGACAATCGTCGGTTCATCGCAGCCGTGGTGACGATCGACGAGGAGGCGTTCGACGCCTGGTGGCCGGGGGACCCCAACCACGAGATCAGCGTGGCCGAGGCGGTCGACCACCATGATCTGCTGGCCGAGGTGCAGCACGCCGTCGATGCGGTGAACGCAAAGGTGTCGCGTGCGGAATCGATCCGAAAGTTCGCAATCCTCCCGAAGGACCTCACCGTGGAGGATGGCGAGATCACGCCCACGCTGAAGGTGCGACGGGCGATCGTGGCTCAGCACTACGAGCACGTGATCGACGAGATGTACGCCACCTGA
- a CDS encoding DUF808 domain-containing protein: MSGGLVGLLDDIAALAKLAAASIDDVGAAAGRASVKTAGVVVDDTAVTPTYVDGLTADRELPVIRRIATGSLRNKLLIILPAALLLSEVAPILVEIILMFGGAYLSFEGAEKIHHRFSSHVDEAAHDAPDLIAPADGPEQEEQTVKSAVRTDFILSTEIMVIALKEVIDEGLFSRAIILAIVAVLITVAVYGVVALIVKMDDVGLHLAQRSGNGSQRVGRALVNGMPKLLAALATIGTAAMIWVGGHILLNGTDKLGWHGPYDFVHSLETRVHDIAGIGGVLSWVVNTLASALIGLAVGFVLVAVITRVKAARTHGSRATH; this comes from the coding sequence ATGAGCGGTGGCCTGGTTGGTCTTCTCGACGACATCGCCGCACTCGCCAAGCTGGCGGCAGCCTCCATCGATGATGTTGGTGCGGCCGCCGGACGGGCCAGCGTCAAGACCGCCGGGGTGGTCGTGGACGACACCGCGGTCACCCCCACCTACGTCGATGGGCTGACCGCCGATCGGGAACTGCCGGTGATCAGGCGGATCGCCACCGGTTCGCTGCGCAACAAGCTGCTGATCATCCTCCCGGCTGCCCTGCTGCTCAGCGAGGTTGCCCCGATCCTCGTCGAGATCATCCTCATGTTCGGTGGCGCTTACCTGAGCTTCGAGGGGGCCGAAAAGATCCACCACCGTTTCAGCTCCCACGTCGACGAGGCCGCGCACGATGCGCCCGACCTCATTGCCCCGGCCGACGGCCCCGAGCAGGAGGAGCAGACGGTGAAGAGCGCCGTTCGCACCGATTTCATCCTGTCGACGGAGATCATGGTCATCGCGCTGAAAGAGGTGATCGACGAGGGCCTCTTCTCCCGAGCGATCATCCTGGCAATCGTCGCCGTGCTGATCACCGTGGCCGTGTACGGCGTGGTGGCGCTCATCGTGAAGATGGACGACGTGGGGCTGCACCTCGCCCAGCGATCGGGCAACGGGTCGCAGCGGGTGGGACGGGCATTGGTCAATGGCATGCCCAAGCTGTTGGCCGCCCTGGCCACCATCGGAACCGCCGCCATGATCTGGGTCGGCGGCCACATTCTGTTGAACGGCACCGACAAGCTGGGTTGGCACGGCCCCTACGATTTCGTGCACTCCCTGGAAACGCGGGTGCACGACATCGCTGGCATCGGGGGCGTGCTGTCGTGGGTGGTCAACACCCTGGCATCCGCGTTGATCGGTCTGGCGGTCGGCTTCGTTCTCGTCGCCGTCATCACGCGGGTCAAGGCGGCACGCACTCACGGATCGAGAGCGACTCACTGA
- a CDS encoding helix-turn-helix domain-containing protein, whose amino-acid sequence MWRTCDVGEVVDLLGGDAQVVAGKAGLGRQVSRAKVAANADLVGRAGSNELLVTTSEALGSVDDGWDLLFGSLDVAGVAGLGVCLNTSGDLPAGLVSAANGQGMPVVVFAGGDELVDVTAGVLDALLEAQERRLDRILEIHERFTPIVLAGGGVPEIATTLHLLLEFPVAVLDPEGRTMAIVPSDALDGVDLADASWPRQSISAGQFDYGEIVVPTGEGLKEDGRLAMQRASQAIAVRMAHASAAAAERERFEATSLEELIAGHAGDIADVTERAISFGWDLARPRAVLLASIDPPVDREVLPTVLGTIAAAARATLGADAIVWTRSTTIAALIAPETADPVERREMAERLRTELDNRVDQVTVSIGVGRRVDDPMAMPQSYQEAGRAVDVGRWAKGRHATAVFDQLGLERLLASTPTEELAEFVEHAIGPLAAYDRAHDSDLVETLGLWLETRNMAEASRRVNIHYNTFKNRLDRIESILGPLLSDAARSLECEVAIYVFQRYDGPWSQ is encoded by the coding sequence ATGTGGCGGACCTGTGACGTTGGTGAGGTTGTCGACTTGTTGGGGGGCGACGCTCAGGTGGTGGCAGGCAAAGCCGGACTGGGTCGACAGGTGAGTCGGGCGAAGGTGGCGGCGAATGCCGACCTGGTCGGTCGGGCCGGTTCCAATGAACTGCTGGTCACCACCTCTGAGGCACTGGGCTCGGTCGACGATGGCTGGGACCTGTTGTTCGGAAGCCTCGATGTGGCGGGGGTGGCTGGGTTGGGGGTTTGTCTCAACACCTCGGGCGACCTCCCAGCCGGTCTGGTGAGCGCCGCAAACGGCCAGGGCATGCCGGTGGTCGTCTTTGCCGGCGGCGACGAGCTGGTGGACGTGACCGCGGGCGTGCTCGATGCTCTGCTGGAGGCGCAGGAGCGGCGCTTGGACCGGATCCTCGAAATCCACGAACGGTTTACCCCAATCGTGCTCGCCGGGGGAGGAGTGCCCGAGATCGCCACCACGTTGCACCTGTTGTTGGAGTTCCCGGTCGCCGTGCTGGACCCCGAGGGGCGCACCATGGCGATCGTGCCTTCGGATGCCCTGGATGGTGTCGACCTTGCCGACGCCTCGTGGCCTCGGCAGTCCATCAGCGCCGGACAGTTTGATTACGGCGAGATCGTGGTACCCACCGGCGAGGGCCTGAAGGAGGATGGGCGCCTGGCCATGCAGCGTGCATCGCAGGCCATCGCCGTGCGCATGGCCCATGCCAGCGCCGCTGCAGCCGAACGCGAGCGCTTTGAAGCCACCTCGTTGGAGGAACTGATCGCCGGTCACGCAGGAGACATCGCTGACGTGACCGAGCGTGCCATCAGCTTCGGGTGGGACCTGGCACGACCCCGCGCCGTGTTGCTGGCGTCGATCGACCCGCCGGTGGACCGCGAGGTTCTGCCGACGGTGCTGGGCACCATCGCCGCTGCAGCCCGGGCCACGCTGGGTGCCGACGCAATCGTCTGGACCCGCAGCACCACGATCGCCGCACTGATCGCACCCGAGACCGCCGACCCCGTCGAGCGGCGGGAGATGGCCGAACGGCTGCGCACCGAACTGGACAATCGAGTGGATCAGGTAACGGTGAGCATCGGGGTGGGCCGCCGAGTGGACGATCCCATGGCGATGCCGCAGAGCTACCAGGAGGCCGGCCGGGCCGTCGACGTCGGGCGGTGGGCCAAGGGCCGACATGCCACAGCGGTCTTCGACCAGTTGGGGCTGGAGCGTCTGCTGGCATCCACCCCAACCGAGGAGTTGGCCGAGTTCGTCGAGCATGCCATCGGTCCGTTGGCTGCCTACGACCGGGCGCACGACTCCGACCTGGTGGAGACGCTGGGCCTGTGGCTGGAGACACGAAACATGGCGGAGGCGTCCCGTCGCGTCAACATCCACTACAACACGTTCAAGAACCGATTGGACCGGATCGAGTCGATCCTGGGCCCGTTACTGAGCGACGCTGCCCGGTCGTTGGAGTGCGAGGTGGCCATCTACGTCTTCCAGCGCTACGACGGGCCGTGGTCGCAGTAG
- a CDS encoding DUF488 family protein: MLSARFGDDDEVNGATVSTDGGAGPDAIYTIGHGTLPAEALMELLEAQDITRLVDIRSFPGSRHNPQFGREEMERWVPAAGIDYRWLKVLGGRRRSQDESRHMALRHPAFRSYADYMETNDFASGMAQLLTLATEQPTAIMCSESVWWKCHRRLVSDHLVLIEHIPVLHVMHTGKLNEHPPLAEARVEGNDLVYDVGTLGL, encoded by the coding sequence TTGCTGTCAGCGCGATTCGGGGATGACGATGAGGTGAATGGCGCAACGGTATCGACCGATGGCGGGGCGGGGCCCGACGCGATCTACACGATTGGTCATGGCACGCTGCCCGCCGAAGCGCTGATGGAGCTGCTGGAGGCGCAAGACATCACCCGGCTGGTCGATATCCGGTCCTTTCCCGGCAGCCGACACAACCCGCAGTTCGGCCGGGAGGAAATGGAGCGCTGGGTGCCGGCGGCGGGGATTGACTACCGCTGGCTCAAAGTGCTGGGGGGACGACGCCGGTCTCAGGACGAGTCGCGCCATATGGCGCTTCGGCACCCGGCATTTCGCTCCTACGCCGACTACATGGAAACCAACGACTTCGCCTCGGGCATGGCCCAGTTGCTGACGCTGGCCACCGAGCAGCCGACGGCGATCATGTGCAGCGAATCGGTGTGGTGGAAATGCCACCGCAGGCTGGTGTCAGACCATCTCGTGCTCATTGAACACATTCCGGTGCTTCACGTGATGCACACCGGGAAACTGAACGAACACCCTCCGCTGGCCGAGGCCAGGGTGGAGGGAAACGATCTGGTGTACGACGTCGGCACGCTGGGGCTGTGA
- a CDS encoding patatin-like phospholipase family protein has product MTTAFVLSGGAAHGAVQAGMLMALDERNIRPDLIVGTSVGAINGAWLAGHPPGDSDLAGLANLWRSLKRSQVFPTRPLLGLRGFLGQARNLVPAGPLRRLVRQHVTFERLEDAHVPLHALAADVLTGEGVLLSTGDTVDAVVASASIPAVFPPVKIGERYLMDGGVVNNTPICQAVELGADRIWVMPTGYACALTEPPAGALAMALHGVMMMINQRLGGDVVTYESQVDLSVVPPPCPIRTSPADFSHGAELIERGHDTAVAWLDGNIPDLGAAVFLDPHHHG; this is encoded by the coding sequence GTGACCACAGCATTCGTCTTGTCGGGAGGGGCCGCCCATGGCGCGGTCCAGGCGGGCATGTTGATGGCGCTGGACGAGCGCAATATCCGTCCGGATCTGATCGTCGGCACATCGGTTGGAGCGATCAACGGAGCGTGGCTTGCCGGCCACCCTCCCGGCGACTCCGATCTTGCGGGGCTGGCAAACCTCTGGCGGTCGCTGAAGCGCAGCCAGGTGTTTCCCACCCGTCCGCTGCTGGGACTGCGCGGGTTTCTGGGGCAGGCGCGGAACCTCGTGCCCGCCGGGCCGCTGCGCCGCCTGGTACGCCAACACGTGACGTTTGAACGCCTGGAGGACGCCCACGTCCCGCTGCACGCGCTGGCGGCGGACGTGCTCACCGGCGAGGGCGTGCTGCTGTCCACCGGTGACACCGTGGACGCGGTGGTTGCCAGCGCGTCGATCCCTGCGGTGTTCCCGCCGGTGAAGATCGGGGAGCGGTACCTGATGGACGGTGGGGTCGTGAACAACACCCCAATCTGCCAGGCCGTCGAACTGGGCGCCGACCGGATCTGGGTGATGCCCACCGGCTATGCCTGTGCGCTGACCGAACCCCCGGCCGGGGCGTTGGCAATGGCGCTCCACGGGGTGATGATGATGATCAACCAGCGCCTGGGTGGCGACGTGGTGACCTACGAATCGCAGGTGGACCTCAGTGTGGTACCCCCGCCATGTCCGATCCGAACCAGTCCCGCCGACTTCTCTCATGGTGCCGAACTGATTGAGCGCGGCCATGACACGGCGGTCGCCTGGCTGGATGGCAACATCCCCGACCTTGGCGCTGCAGTGTTCCTCGACCCGCACCATCACGGATGA
- the hutU gene encoding urocanate hydratase has translation MSSSFGAIGTPVRNISAPRGTDLTCKGWPQEAAFRMLQNNLDPEVAENPDELVVYGGTGRAARSWDAYRAMLRGLTTLKRDETMLVQSGKPVGIMRTHEWAPRVILANSNLVPDWANWDEFRRLEAQGLTMYGQMTAGSWIYIGTQGILQGTYECFAEIARKRFGGTLAGTLTVTAGAGGMGGAQPLAVTMNDGVVLIVDVDQSMLQRRVDHRYLDEIAPDYATAIARVTEAKATKTPLSVGLLGNAADILPRLLADGLDADIVTDQTSAHDPLSYLPNDLTPEAAAELKQNDPTEFTRRARAAMAAHCEAMVGFMDGGAEVFDYGNSLRAEARLGGFERAFDYPGFLPAYIRPLFCEGLGPFRWVALSGDPADIAATDRAVLEEFPDHEGLHRWIEMAGERVAFQGLPARICWLGYGERHRLGLRFNEMVRSGELSAPVVIGRDHLDSGSVASPYRETEAMADGSDAIADWPLLNGLINTCSGATWVSIHHGGGTGIGRSIHAGQVSLADGTDLAAEKLERVLTNDPGMGVIRHVDAGYDRAIEVADERGVTIPMKQEGNS, from the coding sequence ATGAGTAGCAGCTTTGGAGCGATCGGCACGCCCGTGAGGAACATCTCGGCGCCTCGGGGCACCGACCTGACCTGCAAGGGTTGGCCCCAGGAGGCCGCCTTTCGGATGTTGCAGAACAACCTCGACCCCGAAGTGGCCGAAAATCCCGACGAACTGGTGGTGTACGGCGGCACCGGCCGCGCCGCCCGATCGTGGGACGCCTACCGGGCCATGCTCCGAGGGCTCACCACCCTAAAACGCGACGAGACGATGCTGGTGCAGTCCGGCAAACCCGTCGGGATCATGCGCACCCACGAGTGGGCGCCCCGGGTGATCCTGGCCAACTCCAACCTGGTGCCCGATTGGGCGAACTGGGATGAGTTTCGTCGCCTCGAGGCCCAGGGGCTCACGATGTACGGGCAGATGACCGCCGGTTCGTGGATCTACATAGGCACCCAGGGAATTCTGCAGGGCACCTATGAGTGCTTCGCCGAAATCGCCCGCAAGCGCTTCGGTGGCACGCTGGCCGGCACGCTCACCGTGACCGCAGGCGCAGGCGGCATGGGTGGGGCCCAACCGCTGGCGGTCACGATGAACGACGGCGTGGTGCTGATCGTCGACGTCGACCAGTCCATGCTGCAGCGCCGGGTGGATCACCGCTACCTCGACGAGATCGCCCCCGATTACGCAACGGCGATCGCCAGGGTCACCGAGGCCAAGGCAACCAAGACGCCGCTGTCCGTCGGTTTGCTCGGCAATGCGGCCGACATCCTTCCCCGCCTCCTGGCCGATGGTCTGGACGCCGACATCGTCACCGACCAGACCAGCGCCCACGACCCGCTGAGCTACCTGCCCAACGACCTCACCCCGGAGGCAGCCGCAGAACTGAAGCAGAACGACCCAACGGAGTTCACCCGCCGAGCCCGTGCGGCGATGGCCGCTCACTGCGAGGCGATGGTCGGCTTTATGGACGGAGGCGCCGAGGTGTTCGACTACGGCAACAGCCTGCGCGCCGAGGCCAGGCTCGGTGGCTTCGAACGGGCCTTCGACTACCCGGGCTTTCTTCCCGCCTACATCCGGCCCCTGTTCTGCGAGGGCCTCGGCCCGTTCCGCTGGGTTGCGCTGTCGGGTGACCCGGCCGACATTGCCGCCACCGACCGGGCGGTGCTCGAGGAGTTCCCCGACCACGAGGGCCTCCACCGCTGGATCGAGATGGCGGGTGAACGGGTGGCGTTCCAAGGCCTACCGGCCCGCATCTGCTGGCTCGGCTACGGCGAACGGCACCGGCTGGGCCTGCGCTTCAACGAGATGGTGCGCTCCGGTGAACTGTCGGCGCCTGTGGTAATCGGCCGAGACCACCTCGACTCGGGCTCGGTGGCCTCCCCCTACCGGGAGACCGAGGCGATGGCCGACGGCTCCGATGCCATCGCCGACTGGCCGCTGCTCAACGGGCTGATCAACACGTGCTCGGGCGCCACCTGGGTGAGCATCCACCACGGCGGCGGCACCGGCATTGGCCGCTCGATCCACGCCGGTCAGGTCAGCCTGGCCGATGGCACCGACCTGGCCGCCGAGAAACTCGAACGCGTGCTCACCAACGATCCGGGCATGGGCGTGATCCGTCACGTCGATGCGGGTTACGACCGGGCCATTGAAGTGGCCGATGAGCGCGGCGTCACGATACCGATGAAACAGGAGGGCAACTCATGA
- a CDS encoding IclR family transcriptional regulator → MTTPAPKAPPSESPTDSVEDASEDPATTSATPEGATLEDPAVPRSVGRVLDLLEIVLAKHACNLTHAAQSAGLTPTTTLRYLRALELRGYLARDAAGDYSAGSTLLRLAASLRDRSVIDRLASAAQPHLDRLAEQTGESAYLAISDGRIGTYVAAAESPRAIRHVGWVGQDVPLENSALGSALRSPGQVVDRTGAVEDDITAISRALPVEGTLGIAVSIVGPEHRFGPEERSDHETALNQAVEALERQLRVTGEDLA, encoded by the coding sequence ATGACCACCCCGGCCCCCAAAGCGCCGCCCTCGGAAAGCCCGACCGACTCCGTCGAGGACGCTTCCGAAGATCCGGCAACCACGTCGGCCACGCCCGAGGGTGCCACGCTGGAAGATCCGGCGGTGCCTCGCTCGGTCGGCCGGGTACTCGACCTGTTGGAGATCGTCCTCGCCAAGCACGCCTGCAACCTGACCCACGCCGCCCAAAGCGCCGGGCTGACACCAACAACCACCCTCCGGTACCTGCGTGCCCTCGAGCTTCGCGGCTATCTGGCGCGGGATGCCGCCGGCGACTACTCGGCCGGGTCCACCCTCTTGCGTCTTGCCGCATCGCTCCGGGACCGCAGCGTGATCGACCGTCTCGCGTCGGCCGCACAGCCGCACCTCGATCGCCTCGCCGAACAGACCGGCGAGTCTGCATACCTGGCGATCAGCGACGGGCGGATCGGCACCTACGTCGCTGCCGCAGAGAGCCCGCGGGCCATCCGCCACGTGGGCTGGGTTGGCCAGGACGTGCCGCTTGAGAATTCCGCCCTGGGTTCGGCGCTGCGCAGCCCCGGCCAGGTCGTCGACCGAACCGGGGCGGTCGAAGATGACATCACAGCCATCAGCCGAGCGCTGCCCGTCGAGGGAACACTCGGCATCGCCGTATCGATCGTTGGGCCGGAGCACCGCTTCGGCCCAGAGGAACGCTCCGATCACGAAACCGCACTGAATCAGGCCGTCGAAGCGCTGGAGCGTCAACTCCGCGTCACCGGGGAGGACCTCGCATGA
- the hutH gene encoding histidine ammonia-lyase: MTIQLNGPGVTIDDVVAVARGGEAVELTATALDAMARARAVVDRMTEGEPRYGISTGFGALATASIPPERRRALQVALVRSHAAGMGEPVEDEVVRAMVLLRARTLALGHSGARPLVAKGMVNLLNAGISPVVPEYGSLGASGDLAPLAHGALALLGEGEVMVDGVRKPAAQALAEAGLEPIELAEKEGLAVTNGTDAILGMLCLAIDDTRRLLAQADAITAMTVEGLLASASPFAADLQTLRPQPGQAVSAANLVTMLADSPIVASHDTPDDTRVQDAYSIRCTPSVHGAVRDTLAHCTSVAEAELASAIDNPMVMSDGRVESCGNFHGAPLGFAADFLAIAVAEVGAIAERRMDRMLDHTRSQGLPPFLAEEVGVDSGLMIGHYTAAAMASDNKRLAAPASVDSLPTSGMQEDHVSMAWLAVRKLRKVIDNVRRILAVEYVCAARAIDLRAPLQPSPATDALRQRLRAEVAGCGPDRYLAPELQAAEELLRVGALGDALADLGITLE, encoded by the coding sequence ATGACCATCCAGCTGAACGGACCCGGCGTCACCATCGACGACGTGGTCGCCGTGGCCCGCGGAGGCGAGGCGGTCGAGTTGACCGCCACGGCCCTCGACGCCATGGCCCGGGCGCGGGCCGTCGTCGACCGGATGACCGAAGGCGAGCCCCGATATGGCATCTCCACCGGCTTCGGGGCGTTGGCCACCGCGTCGATTCCACCCGAACGGCGTCGGGCACTTCAGGTTGCCCTGGTGCGCTCACATGCGGCTGGCATGGGCGAGCCGGTTGAGGACGAGGTGGTTCGGGCCATGGTGCTGCTTCGGGCCCGCACCCTCGCACTGGGCCACAGCGGCGCCCGCCCGCTGGTGGCCAAGGGCATGGTCAACCTGTTGAACGCCGGGATCTCGCCAGTGGTTCCCGAGTACGGGTCGCTGGGCGCGTCGGGAGATCTGGCCCCCTTGGCCCATGGAGCGTTGGCGCTGCTGGGCGAGGGGGAGGTGATGGTCGATGGGGTCCGCAAGCCGGCGGCCCAGGCCTTGGCCGAAGCCGGTCTGGAGCCAATCGAACTGGCCGAGAAGGAAGGTTTGGCGGTCACCAACGGCACCGACGCCATCCTCGGCATGCTGTGCCTGGCCATCGACGACACGCGACGTCTGCTCGCCCAGGCCGACGCGATCACCGCCATGACCGTGGAGGGTCTGCTGGCCAGCGCCTCGCCCTTCGCAGCCGACCTTCAGACGCTCCGCCCTCAACCGGGCCAGGCGGTTTCGGCCGCCAACCTGGTGACCATGCTGGCCGACTCGCCAATCGTGGCCAGCCATGACACGCCTGACGACACCCGGGTTCAGGATGCCTATTCAATTCGTTGCACGCCTTCGGTACACGGTGCAGTGCGCGACACCCTGGCCCACTGCACCTCGGTGGCCGAGGCCGAGCTTGCGTCGGCCATCGACAACCCCATGGTCATGAGCGACGGCCGGGTCGAGTCCTGCGGCAACTTTCACGGCGCCCCGCTGGGTTTCGCAGCAGACTTCCTGGCCATCGCGGTCGCCGAGGTGGGTGCGATCGCAGAGCGGCGTATGGACCGCATGCTCGACCACACCCGCAGCCAGGGTCTGCCGCCGTTCCTCGCCGAGGAGGTCGGCGTGGACAGCGGCCTGATGATCGGCCACTACACCGCTGCGGCCATGGCATCCGACAACAAGCGTCTGGCCGCGCCGGCCTCGGTCGACTCCCTGCCCACCTCCGGCATGCAGGAGGACCACGTGTCGATGGCGTGGCTGGCGGTGCGAAAGCTGCGCAAGGTGATCGACAACGTGCGACGGATCCTGGCCGTCGAGTACGTCTGCGCCGCTCGGGCCATCGATCTGCGCGCCCCGCTGCAGCCGTCCCCCGCCACCGACGCGCTGCGGCAACGGCTCCGGGCCGAGGTTGCCGGCTGCGGGCCCGACCGCTACCTGGCCCCCGAGCTTCAGGCCGCTGAGGAGTTGCTCCGCGTCGGTGCGTTGGGCGATGCGCTCGCCGACCTGGGCATCACGCTGGAGTAG
- a CDS encoding TraR/DksA family transcriptional regulator codes for MTTSTASPSSNVGAEGQLTDDQRQVLRDWLTDQLTIQRERVQQATIDFEALADSDSAVDRELGREELDAALEAVVELQDALQRLEAGKYGVCVDCGKAIPFERMEAIPEADRCIGCAAAW; via the coding sequence GTGACGACCTCAACCGCCAGTCCATCTTCCAACGTGGGTGCCGAAGGGCAACTCACCGACGATCAACGCCAGGTCCTTCGAGACTGGTTGACCGACCAGCTCACCATTCAGCGGGAGCGCGTCCAGCAAGCCACCATCGATTTTGAGGCGCTCGCCGACTCGGACTCGGCGGTCGACCGCGAGCTGGGTCGAGAGGAACTCGACGCCGCGCTAGAAGCCGTCGTCGAACTCCAAGATGCGCTCCAACGCCTGGAGGCCGGCAAGTACGGCGTCTGTGTCGACTGCGGCAAGGCCATCCCGTTCGAGCGCATGGAGGCCATCCCCGAGGCCGACCGCTGCATCGGGTGCGCCGCCGCCTGGTAG